A DNA window from Sphingopyxis macrogoltabida contains the following coding sequences:
- the purU gene encoding formyltetrahydrofolate deformylase, whose product MTHNFVLRFRSPDRPGIMAAVTPLVAAQGCDIRAAEVYGDPETGHFFCRMELVSPVDHETLSTKIAGAEDYLLDWDLKDLAHKQRVLIAVSKFGHCLVDLIHKQEIGQLPIEIVGVVSNHDTMRKTVEWHGLPYHHLPMSDGKEAQEARFLSIIEESGAELTVLARYMQILSDDFSARLDGRCINIHHSFLPSFKGAKPYHQAHTRGVKIIGATAHFVTADLDEGPIIEQDVRRVSHAVVADEMVAIGREIEASVLSRAVRWHAEHRIFQNGNKTVVL is encoded by the coding sequence GTGACCCACAATTTCGTCCTGCGCTTCCGCTCGCCCGATCGTCCGGGGATTATGGCGGCGGTGACCCCGCTCGTCGCCGCGCAAGGCTGCGATATTCGTGCCGCCGAAGTCTATGGCGACCCCGAAACGGGCCATTTCTTCTGCCGCATGGAGCTGGTGAGCCCGGTCGATCACGAAACGCTGTCCACGAAGATCGCGGGCGCGGAAGACTATCTGCTGGACTGGGATCTCAAGGACCTCGCTCACAAGCAGCGCGTGCTGATCGCGGTCTCCAAATTCGGCCACTGCCTCGTCGACCTGATCCACAAGCAGGAGATCGGCCAGCTTCCGATCGAGATCGTCGGCGTCGTCTCCAACCACGACACGATGCGCAAGACGGTCGAGTGGCATGGCCTGCCCTATCATCATCTGCCGATGAGCGACGGCAAGGAGGCGCAGGAAGCGCGTTTCCTGTCGATCATCGAGGAAAGCGGCGCCGAACTGACCGTCCTCGCACGCTATATGCAAATCCTGTCCGACGATTTTTCGGCGCGGCTCGACGGGCGCTGCATCAACATCCATCACAGCTTCCTGCCGAGCTTCAAGGGCGCCAAACCCTATCATCAGGCGCATACGCGCGGGGTGAAGATCATCGGCGCGACGGCGCATTTCGTGACCGCCGACCTCGACGAGGGCCCGATCATCGAACAGGATGTCCGCCGCGTCAGCCACGCCGTCGTCGCCGACGAGATGGTGGCGATCGGGCGCGAGATCGAAGCCTCGGTACTCAGCCGCGCGGTTCGCTGGCACGCCGAGCACCGCATCTTCCAGAACGGCAACAAGACGGTCGTGCTCTGA
- the folD gene encoding bifunctional methylenetetrahydrofolate dehydrogenase/methenyltetrahydrofolate cyclohydrolase FolD has translation MPSGKIARWASLSHPRTGTLAKIIDGQKLARALRVDLLKRADAIAARRGTPPGLAVILVGDDAASAVYVRNKIRACETAGIHSTCLRFPSTVGNDELLTTITELNEDAAIDGILVQLPLPPHILLDQVLEAISVEKDVDGFHLYNVGGLVTGNTIFSPCTPYGVVKLLESENIAIEGQNVVVVGASNIVGKPMALMLMARDATVAICHAKTRDLAQFTILADILVVAAGVPGLIIPQMVKTGAVVIDVGINRLPDGRITGDVDFEGVSAKASCITPVPGGVGPMTVTMLLENTIASAERGLARSGRLLENMDS, from the coding sequence ATGCCGTCCGGCAAGATCGCACGGTGGGCAAGCCTCTCTCATCCAAGGACCGGAACATTGGCAAAAATAATCGACGGACAAAAGCTGGCGCGGGCCTTGCGCGTCGACCTGCTGAAGCGGGCAGACGCGATCGCCGCGCGGCGCGGCACGCCGCCGGGGCTCGCGGTCATCCTCGTCGGCGACGACGCCGCTTCGGCGGTCTATGTGCGCAACAAGATCCGCGCCTGCGAAACTGCCGGCATCCACTCGACATGCCTCCGCTTCCCTTCGACCGTCGGCAACGACGAATTGCTCACGACGATTACCGAACTCAACGAGGACGCCGCGATCGACGGCATCCTGGTGCAATTGCCGCTGCCGCCGCACATACTGCTCGATCAGGTGCTGGAGGCGATTTCGGTCGAAAAGGATGTCGACGGCTTCCATCTCTACAACGTCGGCGGGCTGGTGACGGGCAACACGATCTTCTCGCCCTGTACCCCCTATGGCGTCGTCAAGCTGCTCGAGAGCGAGAATATCGCGATCGAGGGGCAGAATGTCGTCGTCGTCGGCGCCAGCAATATCGTCGGCAAGCCGATGGCGCTGATGCTGATGGCGCGCGATGCGACCGTCGCGATCTGCCATGCCAAGACGCGCGACCTCGCGCAGTTCACGATCCTCGCCGACATCCTCGTCGTCGCGGCGGGGGTGCCCGGGCTGATCATCCCGCAGATGGTCAAGACCGGTGCCGTCGTCATCGACGTCGGGATCAACCGCCTGCCCGACGGACGCATCACCGGCGACGTCGATTTCGAGGGTGTTTCGGCCAAGGCGTCGTGCATCACGCCGGTACCCGGCGGCGTCGGACCGATGACGGTGACCATGCTGCTGGAAAACACCATTGCATCGGCGGAGCGTGGCTTGGCTCGCAGTGGGAGACTATTGGAAAATATGGATTCATAA
- a CDS encoding SAM-dependent methyltransferase → MSILRPFLSRVIRQGRLTVVAPDGTQEVFGEPAPGFPEVVIRFASRRGMRRIILDPRLGAAEAFMDGDMRIVEGDIMELVALIRMNTPWDRGAKLKDKTWLGRRTDWLKTRIGSINRQRQSRANVKHHYDIGNDLYRLFLDADMQYSCAYWPRPDMTLEEAQEAKKAHIAAKLALAPGQRILDIGCGWGGMAITLAKLEKVEVLGITLSEEQLALARQRAEAAGVADRVTFELIDYRDLAAREPGRFDRIVSVGMFEHVGAANFDTFFRAAANLMTADGVMLLHTIGRFGKPGATDAFTRKYIFPGGYIPALSETLAASEKSRLIATDIETLRLHYALTLRQWYVRTLAHEEEIAQMMGDRFFRMWTFYLAGATAAFESGGMGNYQIQFARSRHALPLTRDYIGEAEARYAG, encoded by the coding sequence ATGTCGATTCTGCGCCCGTTCCTCTCCCGCGTTATTCGCCAGGGCCGGTTGACCGTCGTCGCTCCCGACGGAACGCAGGAAGTATTCGGCGAACCTGCGCCGGGCTTTCCCGAGGTCGTGATACGTTTCGCAAGCCGCCGCGGCATGCGGCGAATCATCCTCGATCCGCGGCTCGGCGCCGCCGAAGCCTTCATGGACGGCGACATGCGGATCGTCGAGGGCGACATCATGGAGCTTGTCGCGCTGATCCGCATGAACACGCCATGGGATCGCGGCGCGAAGCTCAAGGACAAAACGTGGCTCGGCCGACGTACCGACTGGCTGAAAACGCGGATCGGTTCGATCAACCGCCAGCGCCAGTCGCGCGCCAACGTCAAACATCATTACGACATCGGCAACGATCTCTACCGGCTCTTCCTCGACGCGGACATGCAGTATAGCTGCGCTTATTGGCCGCGCCCCGATATGACGCTCGAGGAAGCGCAGGAGGCCAAGAAGGCACATATCGCGGCGAAGCTGGCGCTCGCGCCGGGGCAGCGAATCCTCGATATCGGCTGCGGCTGGGGCGGGATGGCGATCACGCTCGCGAAGCTCGAAAAGGTCGAGGTGCTCGGGATTACCCTGTCGGAGGAGCAACTCGCGCTCGCCCGCCAGCGTGCCGAGGCGGCGGGGGTCGCCGACCGGGTGACCTTCGAGTTGATCGATTATCGCGACCTCGCCGCGCGCGAGCCGGGGCGGTTCGACCGGATCGTCTCAGTCGGTATGTTCGAGCATGTCGGCGCGGCGAATTTCGACACCTTCTTTCGCGCCGCTGCTAATCTGATGACGGCCGACGGCGTCATGCTGCTCCACACGATCGGGCGTTTCGGCAAGCCCGGCGCGACCGATGCCTTCACGCGCAAATATATCTTCCCCGGCGGCTATATCCCGGCGCTCAGCGAGACGCTGGCGGCGAGCGAGAAGAGCCGGCTGATCGCCACCGATATCGAGACGCTGCGCCTCCATTATGCGCTGACCCTCCGCCAATGGTATGTGCGGACGCTGGCGCACGAGGAGGAGATCGCCCAAATGATGGGCGATCGCTTTTTCCGGATGTGGACCTTTTATCTCGCCGGCGCGACCGCGGCGTTCGAGAGCGGCGGGATGGGCAATTACCAGATCCAGTTCGCGCGCAGCCGCCACGCGTTGCCGCTGACGCGCGATTATATCGGCGAGGCGGAGGCGCGCTACGCCGGGTAG
- a CDS encoding sarcosine oxidase subunit delta yields MLLITCPHCGPRAEIEFRCGGEGHIARPGPHDAVSDAEWADYLFYRTNPKGEHRERWLHSAGCGQWFNVARDTMTHQISAVYPMGETLPEASPAKEAAR; encoded by the coding sequence ATGCTTCTGATCACTTGCCCCCACTGCGGCCCCCGCGCCGAGATCGAATTCCGCTGCGGCGGCGAAGGGCATATCGCGCGCCCGGGGCCGCATGACGCGGTCAGCGACGCCGAATGGGCCGACTATCTTTTCTATCGCACCAATCCGAAGGGTGAGCATCGCGAGCGCTGGCTGCATTCGGCCGGCTGCGGCCAGTGGTTCAACGTCGCACGCGACACGATGACGCACCAGATTTCGGCGGTCTATCCGATGGGTGAGACTTTGCCCGAAGCGTCGCCTGCGAAGGAGGCGGCGCGATGA
- a CDS encoding sarcosine oxidase subunit alpha family protein — protein MSGWRSQGGGAVDRGQPVSFRWAGKSYQGYAGDTLASALIANGVSIIGRSFKYHRPRGLIAAGLEEPNAIVQLEEGAVTVPNVKATQIELYEGLSAAPVNARPSVEFDLLAVNSLFKRFIPAAFYYKTFFWPGWHLFEPSIRKAAGLGTAPAERDPDRYEHRFAHVDTLVVGSGAAGLAAAEAAAALPGNERVMLVEADFEFGGGLLSSTETIDGLAPLAWRDAALARLRAAPNMLMLDRTMAFGYYDHGLVALYERISDHLPPARRSGPRQRLWKVRCKKVILATGAFERPVAFSGNDLPGVMLASAAQTYARRYGALVGHRAVLCTNNDGAYDAAFALHDMGCTIAAIVDSRTAPGTAADEARRRGIEIVPGWAPVAAKGRRAVRGIEVAALDGSARRRIACDTILTSDGWNPAVHLHSQAGGSLAYNEGLQAFLPKGNAQDAISVGAAAGIIDADTAIAAARAAVRGKPVEAPVPAAVGPTRRFADGDIKAQTAWLDFQNDVTVADVQLASRENFRSVEHLKRYTTLGMASDQGKTSNVAGIHVLSGLLDKPAPAIGTTKFRPPFDPVTIGAFAGRATRENLAPATHTPSHTAQLALGAKMENYGSWLRPACFPQAGENEHQTIAREVKAVRQSAGLFDASTLGKIEVKGPDAAEFLQRIYVGGVRTLKVGQCRYGLMLSEHGIVYDDGVFARIGEDHYLVGTTSGHAAAIAETLNEWLQCEWPDLRVLVENVTTAWAVMNVAGPQARAIFAAVGTDIDLSPEAFPHMQYRAGTVGGVPARVQRVSFSGELSYEIAAPWGYGAALWDALMQAGQTHGIVPFGVESLMAMRIEKGFLHVGSDTDGTTYPQDLGFGPAIAKKKDDFVGRRSTMRPDGLRDDRRQLVGLEVTDGGGALETGAHVLPADATEARGTQGWVTSSVHSPTLDRPIAMALVERGRDRMGEAVRVWDLGQWRAARIADPRFYDPAGERTHG, from the coding sequence ATGAGCGGCTGGCGCTCCCAAGGCGGCGGCGCGGTCGATCGCGGCCAGCCGGTTTCCTTCCGCTGGGCGGGCAAATCCTATCAGGGCTATGCCGGCGATACGCTGGCCTCGGCGCTGATCGCCAACGGTGTCTCGATCATCGGCCGCAGCTTCAAATACCACCGCCCGCGCGGGCTGATCGCGGCGGGGCTCGAGGAGCCGAACGCCATCGTCCAGCTCGAAGAGGGCGCGGTCACCGTCCCCAACGTCAAAGCGACGCAGATCGAGCTTTACGAGGGCCTGTCGGCGGCGCCGGTCAACGCCAGGCCCAGCGTCGAGTTCGACCTTCTCGCGGTCAACTCGCTGTTCAAGCGCTTCATTCCTGCCGCCTTCTATTACAAGACCTTCTTCTGGCCGGGCTGGCACCTGTTCGAACCGTCGATCCGTAAGGCAGCAGGCCTCGGCACCGCCCCGGCCGAGCGCGACCCCGACCGTTACGAACATCGCTTCGCGCATGTCGATACGCTGGTCGTCGGCTCGGGCGCGGCAGGGCTGGCGGCCGCCGAGGCCGCAGCGGCGCTGCCCGGCAACGAGCGCGTCATGCTCGTCGAGGCCGATTTCGAATTCGGCGGCGGACTCTTGTCTTCGACCGAAACGATCGACGGCCTCGCTCCGCTGGCGTGGCGCGACGCGGCGCTCGCCCGCCTGCGCGCGGCGCCCAACATGCTGATGCTCGATCGCACGATGGCGTTCGGCTATTACGACCATGGCCTGGTCGCGCTCTACGAGCGGATCAGCGACCATCTGCCCCCCGCCCGGCGTTCGGGCCCGCGCCAACGGCTGTGGAAAGTGCGGTGCAAGAAGGTCATCCTCGCCACCGGCGCCTTCGAGCGGCCGGTCGCCTTTTCGGGCAACGATCTTCCCGGCGTGATGCTCGCTTCGGCGGCGCAGACCTATGCCCGGCGTTACGGCGCGCTGGTCGGGCACCGCGCGGTGCTCTGTACGAACAACGATGGCGCCTATGATGCCGCCTTCGCGCTTCACGACATGGGCTGCACAATCGCCGCAATCGTCGACTCGCGCACCGCGCCCGGCACCGCCGCCGACGAGGCGCGCCGCCGCGGGATCGAGATCGTGCCGGGCTGGGCTCCCGTCGCCGCCAAGGGCCGCCGCGCAGTGCGCGGGATCGAGGTCGCGGCGCTCGATGGCAGCGCCCGCCGCCGCATCGCCTGCGACACGATCCTGACCTCCGACGGCTGGAATCCCGCCGTGCATCTCCATTCGCAGGCGGGCGGATCGCTCGCCTATAACGAAGGGCTGCAAGCCTTCCTTCCGAAAGGCAACGCGCAGGATGCGATCAGCGTCGGCGCCGCCGCCGGCATAATCGACGCCGACACCGCCATCGCCGCAGCGCGCGCCGCGGTTCGCGGTAAACCGGTCGAGGCACCGGTACCGGCGGCGGTCGGCCCGACCCGCCGTTTCGCCGATGGCGACATCAAGGCACAAACGGCGTGGCTCGATTTCCAGAACGATGTGACGGTCGCCGACGTCCAGCTCGCGAGCCGCGAGAATTTCCGCTCGGTCGAGCATCTGAAGCGCTACACGACGCTCGGCATGGCGTCGGATCAGGGCAAGACGTCGAACGTCGCGGGCATCCATGTTCTGTCGGGCCTGCTCGACAAGCCCGCGCCGGCCATCGGCACGACCAAATTCCGTCCCCCGTTCGACCCGGTGACGATCGGCGCTTTCGCGGGCCGCGCTACCCGCGAAAATCTCGCGCCGGCCACGCACACCCCGTCGCACACGGCGCAACTCGCCCTCGGCGCAAAGATGGAAAATTACGGTTCCTGGCTGCGTCCCGCCTGTTTCCCGCAGGCCGGTGAGAACGAGCATCAGACGATCGCGCGCGAAGTCAAGGCGGTGCGCCAGTCGGCGGGGCTGTTCGATGCATCGACGCTCGGCAAGATCGAGGTGAAGGGCCCCGACGCCGCCGAATTCCTGCAGCGCATCTACGTCGGCGGCGTCCGTACGCTCAAAGTCGGGCAGTGCCGCTATGGCCTGATGCTGAGCGAGCATGGCATCGTCTATGACGACGGCGTGTTCGCGCGCATCGGCGAGGATCATTATCTGGTCGGCACCACGAGCGGCCACGCCGCCGCGATCGCCGAAACGCTGAACGAATGGCTGCAGTGCGAATGGCCCGATCTCCGCGTCCTGGTCGAGAATGTGACGACCGCCTGGGCGGTGATGAATGTCGCCGGACCGCAGGCGCGGGCGATCTTCGCCGCCGTCGGCACCGACATCGACCTGTCGCCCGAAGCTTTCCCGCACATGCAATATCGCGCCGGCACCGTCGGCGGCGTCCCCGCCCGCGTCCAGCGCGTCAGTTTCAGCGGCGAGCTGTCCTATGAAATCGCGGCGCCGTGGGGTTATGGCGCCGCGCTCTGGGACGCGCTGATGCAGGCCGGACAAACGCATGGCATCGTGCCCTTCGGCGTCGAATCGTTGATGGCGATGCGGATCGAAAAGGGCTTCCTGCACGTCGGGTCGGATACCGACGGCACGACCTATCCGCAGGACCTCGGCTTCGGGCCGGCGATCGCGAAGAAGAAGGATGATTTCGTCGGCCGCCGCTCGACGATGCGCCCCGATGGCCTGCGCGACGACCGGCGCCAGCTCGTCGGGCTGGAAGTGACCGACGGCGGCGGCGCGCTGGAGACTGGCGCACACGTCCTGCCCGCCGATGCGACCGAAGCGCGCGGAACCCAGGGCTGGGTGACGTCGAGCGTTCACTCGCCGACCCTCGACCGCCCGATCGCGATGGCGCTGGTCGAGCGCGGCCGCGACCGGATGGGCGAAGCGGTGCGCGTCTGGGACCTTGGCCAATGGCGTGCGGCACGGATCGCCGACCCGCGCTTTTACGACCCCGCAGGAGAGCGCACCCATGGCTGA
- a CDS encoding sarcosine oxidase subunit gamma, which produces MAEPDTIVLLRRAAPDTADIDRSDLSFRREPELGIAKLRLWGRTADARFHEVAGIAAPNVRTAVDHGGLSFAWLAPGEWLVTGPETAVADWVAAAMATGADDVLAIDYSHARAAFLVAGTNVRAALAAHCPLDLWPDAFPVGAVARSLFGDTGLFIARLADAEGAPRFRIIVDQTMAAYAARLFARA; this is translated from the coding sequence ATGGCTGAGCCCGATACCATCGTCCTGCTGCGCCGGGCGGCACCCGATACAGCCGACATCGACCGGTCCGACCTGTCTTTCCGCCGCGAACCGGAACTCGGCATCGCCAAGCTCCGCCTGTGGGGCCGCACGGCCGATGCCCGCTTTCACGAGGTCGCCGGAATCGCTGCGCCGAACGTCCGCACCGCCGTCGACCATGGGGGATTGAGCTTCGCCTGGCTGGCGCCCGGCGAATGGCTGGTCACCGGCCCCGAAACCGCGGTCGCGGACTGGGTCGCCGCGGCAATGGCGACGGGCGCCGACGACGTGCTCGCGATCGATTACAGCCATGCGCGCGCCGCCTTCCTCGTCGCGGGCACCAACGTCCGCGCGGCGCTCGCGGCGCATTGCCCGCTCGACCTCTGGCCCGACGCCTTTCCGGTCGGCGCCGTCGCGCGCTCGCTGTTCGGCGACACCGGCCTGTTCATCGCCCGCCTCGCCGACGCGGAGGGCGCCCCCCGTTTCCGGATCATCGTCGATCAGACGATGGCCGCCTATGCCGCGCGCCTCTTCGCCCGCGCTTAG
- a CDS encoding DUF1801 domain-containing protein, giving the protein MGKTEIKTKATEISVADFIAAVPDARRREEAAVIDAMHRRVTGLAPKMWGPSIIGYGSYDYVYDSGRSGTMCRAGFSPRKAAMTLYLMGHYLDRQPEADALLAELGKYKNGKSCLYVNKLADVDLDVLEKLVVLSWDVMNERYPA; this is encoded by the coding sequence ATGGGCAAGACCGAGATCAAGACCAAGGCCACCGAGATCAGCGTCGCCGACTTCATCGCCGCCGTCCCCGATGCGCGGCGGCGCGAGGAAGCGGCGGTGATCGACGCGATGCACCGCCGCGTCACCGGCCTCGCGCCGAAGATGTGGGGTCCGTCGATCATCGGCTACGGCAGCTATGACTATGTCTATGACAGCGGCCGCTCGGGGACGATGTGCCGCGCCGGGTTCAGCCCGCGCAAGGCGGCGATGACGCTCTATCTGATGGGGCATTACCTCGACCGCCAGCCCGAGGCCGACGCGCTGCTGGCAGAGCTCGGCAAATATAAAAACGGCAAGTCGTGCCTTTATGTAAACAAGCTCGCCGATGTCGATCTGGACGTGCTCGAAAAGCTCGTCGTGCTGAGCTGGGACGTCATGAACGAGCGCTACCCGGCGTAG
- a CDS encoding cytochrome b/b6 domain-containing protein — translation MDEIAAPISPPTKRVYRHRLPTRIWHWLNAVTLLILLMSGLMIFNAHPRLYWGQYGANADHAWFAIGSTPQTGFVRIGETRIETTGVLGRWTDTKGVEQTWAFPGWATIPTTYSLADGRRWHLFFAWVLSIALTLYMLWALLGGHLAKDLHIRRGEWSPRHIWQDIKDHARLRFPRGEAAARYNILQKFSYIGVIFVLLPLMILTGLTMSPGFNATVPWLLDLFGGRQSARSVHFIAAWALVLFFLVHIVMVLLAGPVNEIRSMVTGWFRLPPERDAAP, via the coding sequence ATGGACGAGATCGCTGCTCCGATTTCTCCGCCGACGAAGCGCGTCTATCGCCACCGGCTGCCGACGCGTATCTGGCACTGGCTCAATGCGGTGACCCTGCTCATCCTGCTGATGAGCGGGCTGATGATCTTCAACGCGCACCCGCGGCTCTATTGGGGCCAATATGGTGCGAACGCCGACCATGCCTGGTTCGCGATCGGATCGACCCCGCAAACCGGCTTCGTGCGGATCGGCGAAACGCGGATCGAGACGACCGGCGTCCTCGGGCGCTGGACTGACACCAAGGGTGTCGAACAGACTTGGGCCTTCCCCGGCTGGGCGACGATCCCGACCACTTACAGCCTTGCCGACGGGCGCCGCTGGCACCTGTTTTTCGCTTGGGTGCTGTCGATCGCACTGACGCTCTACATGCTGTGGGCCTTGCTTGGCGGGCATCTGGCGAAGGATCTGCACATCCGGCGCGGCGAATGGTCGCCGCGGCATATCTGGCAGGATATCAAGGATCATGCCCGGCTGCGCTTTCCGCGGGGCGAGGCGGCGGCGCGCTATAATATCCTCCAGAAATTCAGCTATATCGGGGTCATATTCGTGCTGCTGCCGCTGATGATCCTGACCGGGCTCACCATGTCGCCCGGGTTCAATGCCACCGTACCGTGGCTGCTCGACCTGTTCGGCGGGCGGCAGTCGGCGCGCTCGGTGCACTTCATTGCAGCATGGGCGCTCGTCCTCTTCTTCCTCGTCCATATCGTCATGGTGTTGCTCGCCGGGCCGGTGAACGAGATCCGCTCGATGGTCACCGGCTGGTTTCGCCTGCCGCCCGAACGGGACGCGGCGCCATGA
- a CDS encoding sarcosine oxidase subunit beta family protein has translation MTRHYSALSLLREGLNGQRGWQPAWQDADPKPRYDAIVIGGGGHGLATAYYLAKNHGITNVALIERGWIGGGNTGRNTTIIRSNYFFPETAAFFEFALKLYEDLSRELNYNIMFSQRGMWMLGHDRHGMEMLRRSANAMRLNGIDAELHNEAGVRAEIPGLNDSPRFPILGGLNQPRGGSARHDAVAWGYARAASALGVDIIQNCEVQGFLIEDGHVRGVETSRGTIRSECVGMAVAGHSTVVAEKAGVRLPISSYALQAFVSEPVKPCLDTVLLSPATGTYLSQSDKGELVIGAGLDLYLSYAQRGNLPWMERAAAGVIELFPAFSRMRFLRQWAGICDVVHDSTPIIGATDLGGFYVNCGWGTGGFKAIPAGGWCLAHAMATGASHPLASAFSLDRFRTGALIDEASASGIAH, from the coding sequence TTGACCAGACATTATTCCGCCCTGTCCCTGCTCCGCGAAGGCTTGAACGGCCAGCGCGGCTGGCAGCCCGCCTGGCAAGACGCCGATCCCAAGCCGCGCTATGACGCGATCGTGATCGGCGGCGGCGGGCACGGTCTGGCGACCGCCTATTATCTCGCGAAGAACCACGGCATCACCAACGTCGCGCTGATCGAGCGCGGCTGGATCGGCGGCGGCAACACCGGCCGCAACACGACGATCATCCGCTCGAACTATTTCTTCCCCGAGACCGCGGCTTTCTTCGAATTCGCGCTGAAGCTCTACGAAGACCTGTCGCGCGAGCTCAATTACAACATCATGTTCTCACAGCGCGGCATGTGGATGCTCGGCCATGATCGGCACGGCATGGAGATGCTGCGCCGCTCGGCGAATGCGATGCGGCTCAACGGCATCGATGCCGAACTGCATAACGAAGCGGGCGTGCGCGCCGAGATTCCGGGGCTCAACGACTCCCCCCGCTTCCCGATCCTCGGCGGCCTCAACCAGCCGCGCGGGGGTTCGGCGCGCCACGATGCCGTCGCCTGGGGCTATGCGCGCGCCGCATCGGCACTTGGTGTCGATATCATCCAGAATTGCGAGGTGCAGGGTTTCCTGATCGAGGACGGCCACGTCCGCGGGGTCGAAACCAGCCGCGGAACGATCCGCAGCGAATGCGTCGGCATGGCGGTTGCGGGTCATTCAACGGTGGTCGCCGAAAAGGCCGGCGTCCGGTTGCCGATCAGTTCCTACGCGCTACAGGCCTTCGTTTCCGAACCGGTCAAGCCGTGCCTCGACACGGTGTTGCTGTCGCCGGCGACCGGCACCTATCTCAGCCAATCGGACAAGGGCGAACTTGTTATCGGCGCCGGACTCGATCTCTATCTGTCCTATGCGCAGCGCGGAAACCTGCCGTGGATGGAGCGCGCTGCAGCTGGGGTGATCGAGCTGTTCCCCGCCTTCTCGCGGATGCGCTTCCTGCGCCAATGGGCCGGCATCTGCGACGTCGTCCATGATTCGACGCCGATCATCGGCGCCACCGACCTCGGCGGCTTCTATGTCAATTGCGGCTGGGGAACCGGCGGGTTCAAGGCGATCCCGGCGGGCGGCTGGTGCCTCGCCCACGCCATGGCGACCGGCGCCTCGCACCCGCTCGCGAGCGCGTTCAGCCTCGACCGTTTCAGGACCGGCGCGCTCATCGACGAGGCCTCGGCCTCGGGCATCGCGCACTAA
- a CDS encoding molybdopterin-dependent oxidoreductase, with amino-acid sequence MSGLILPRRRLIARAGGLVAAAGALPLLSGCDAINEAPAVRKILSMGEAMHQHSQRALTDRDALAREFTRADLSPVFRSNGTKLPAGGDYAAHAATGFADWRIQVTGLVARPLSLSMADIRAMPQRTQITRHDCVEGWSAIGQWTGPQLSRILAAAGLRDNARYIVFRCADRIGDALYYESCDLVDALHPQTIMAWALNDAVLPIANGAPLRLRIERQLGYKHAKYVNAIEAVASLDAIGAGKGGYWEDRIDYEWYAGI; translated from the coding sequence ATGAGCGGCCTCATCCTGCCGCGGCGGCGCCTGATCGCGCGCGCCGGCGGGCTAGTCGCGGCGGCGGGCGCGCTGCCGCTGCTCTCGGGCTGCGACGCGATCAACGAGGCGCCCGCGGTGCGCAAGATATTGTCGATGGGCGAGGCGATGCACCAGCACAGCCAGCGTGCGCTGACCGATCGCGATGCGCTGGCGCGCGAGTTCACCCGCGCCGACCTCTCGCCGGTCTTCCGGTCGAACGGCACGAAACTCCCGGCCGGGGGGGATTATGCCGCGCATGCCGCCACCGGCTTTGCGGACTGGCGAATACAGGTCACCGGCCTTGTCGCGCGTCCGCTGTCGCTGTCGATGGCCGACATCCGCGCGATGCCGCAGCGTACCCAGATCACCCGCCACGATTGCGTCGAGGGCTGGAGCGCGATCGGCCAGTGGACGGGGCCGCAGCTCAGCCGCATCCTTGCCGCCGCCGGGCTCCGCGACAATGCGCGCTACATCGTCTTTCGCTGCGCCGACCGGATCGGCGACGCGCTCTATTATGAAAGCTGCGACCTCGTCGACGCGCTGCACCCGCAGACGATCATGGCCTGGGCGCTCAACGATGCGGTGCTGCCGATCGCCAATGGCGCGCCGCTGCGCCTGCGCATCGAACGACAGCTTGGTTACAAGCATGCCAAATATGTGAATGCGATCGAGGCGGTCGCCAGTCTCGATGCGATCGGCGCGGGCAAGGGCGGCTATTGGGAAGACCGTATCGACTATGAATGGTATGCCGGGATTTGA